The genome window GGATGTACTCTTACATGCTGTAATGGAGTTACTGTGGATGTACTCTTATATGTTGTAATGGAGTTACTGTGGATGTACTCTTACATGCTGTAATGGAGTTACTGTGGATGTACTCTTACATGTTATAATGGAGTTACTGTGGATGTACTCTTACATGTTGTAATGGAGTTACTGTGGATGTATTCTTACATTCTGTAATGGAGTTACTGTGGATGTACTCTTACATGTTGTAATGGAGTTACTGTGGATGTACTCTTACATGTTGTAATGGAGTTACTGTGGATGTACTCTTACATGTTGTAATGGAGTTACTGTGGATGTACTCTTACATTCTGTAATGGAGTTACTGCTGATGTACTCTTATATGTTGTAATGGAGTTACTGTGGATGTACTCTTACATGCTGTAATGGAGTTACTGCTGATGTACTCTTACATGCTATAATGGAGTTACTGTGGATGTATTCTTACATGCTGTAATGGAGTTAATGTGGATGTACTCTTACATGCTGTAATGGAGTTACTGTGGATGTACTCTTACATGCTGTAATGGAGTTACTGTGGATGTACTCTTACATGTTATAATGGAGTTACTGTGGATGTATTCTTACATGCTGTAATGGAGTTAATGTGGATGTACTCTTACATGCTGTAATGGAGTTACTGTGGATGTACTCTTACATGCTGTAATGGAGTTACTGTGGATGTACTCTTACATTCTGTAATGGAGTTACTGCTGATGTACTCTTACATGCTGTAATGGAGTTACTGTGGATGTACTCTTACATGCTGTAATGGAGTTACTGCTGATGTACTCTTACATGCTGTAATGGAGTTACTGTGGATGTACTCTTACATGTTGTAATGGAGTTACTGTGGATGTACTCTTACATTCTGTAATGGAGTTACTGCTGATGTACTCTTACATGCTGTAATGGAGTTACTGCTGATGTACTCTTACATGCTGTAATGGAGTTACTGTGGATGTACTCTTATATGTTGTAATGGAGTTACTGTGGATGTACTCTTACATGCTGTAATGGAGTTACTGTGGATGTACTCTTACATGTTGTAATGGAGTTACTGTGGATGTACTCTTACATGCTGTAATGGAGTTACTGTGGATGTATTCTTACATGCTGTAATGGAGTTACTGTGGATGTATTCTTACATGTTGTAATGGAGTTAATGTGGATGTACTCTTACATGCTGTAATGGAGTTACTGTGGATGTACTCTTACATGCTGTAATGGAGTTACTGTGGATGTATTCTTACATGCTGTAATGGAGTTAATGTGGATGTACTCTTACATGCTGTAATGGAGTTACTGTGGATGTACTCTTACATGCTGTAATGGAGTTACTGTGGATGTACTCTTACATGTTGTAATGGAGTTACTGTGGATGTACTCTTACATGTTGTGGGTTTTGAATCCACCTGAATGAAGGAAATGTAGGAGGGAAAGTGAAGGAAAAACACACTGCCTTTTAACTGCCCTCGAGCAAGGCACTTTAACATGGAAACTACTCCTGATGCAAcatggccaacacacacacacacacacacacacacacacacaaagtccatTTGGGAAATGATATAGgaaactgagtgtgtgtgtgtgtgtgtgtgtgtgtgtgtgtgtgtgtgtgtgtgtgtgtgtgtgtgtgtgtgtgtgtgtcttatctgTCCAGATGAAGTCATTACTTCCTGCAGCATCATTTCTTTGGGTGGGCGTGGCCTTGTCATTGGCCCCTCCCACCTTGACTTACTCCCGTGGAGCGAGCCGCACATCCTGCCAGAAAATGAGTCCGGGCCACATCCGGGCTCATCCCCAGGAGCCGGAGCACAGCCATGTTGCCCTGCGCACATCCGCCTCCTCCTACCTGCCCGGCCAGTTTATCACCGGTACCAAATCaatatcattcattcatccattaattCTACTGACCGGCTTATTGTTTTGAGCGgtgctatctgtctatctatatttgCTATTAGGCCGGAAACAGGAAGTCATTATCTGTAGCAGGAAACTGTTAATTGCTGACTAGAATGTCATGTTTAACTCAGTTTTACAAGTGTTCTGTCCGTCTGCATGTCTTCGTGTGCCTCTCTGCAGTAACCGTACGGAGCTCTCGTGACTTCATGGGGTTTCTGCTTCAGGCTCGGACTGTCGGGGGGGTCAAAGGtgaggtggggggagggggtggtgtGGTGTTGGGGGGCTCGTGGGCCCTCACTCCCCCCGGCACACACACTCTGCGCTGTGTGTCGGCAGATGACACGCTCACACACTCAGACAAACAGCTGAAGAGAAACCTGTCGTTTGTGTGGCgggcccccgaccaaccagcAGGAGACGTTCAGTTCTAGTAAGACCACGCCAAGACTAAAACCCAGCATAACTTACATGTAGCTAGACTGACCTAACCTGAACTAAACTAAACCCAACTTAGATGAAACTACACTaaattactacaactactactgccactactttttgttgctcccgctagggggcgctGCAGCGGGTgatccctttccatctcttcctgtcctctgtatcttcctctgtcacaccagccacctgcatgtcctccctcaccacatccataaacctcctctgtggccttcctcttctcctcttccctggcagctccgtattcagcatccttctcccagtatacccagcatctctcctccacacatgtccaaaccatctccatcttgtctctcttgctttgtctctaaaccgtccaacctgggctgtccctcttgtatactcgttcctaatcctgtccttcttcatcactcccagtgaaaattttaacatcttcaactctgccacctccgcttccggtgtgggaagatggcggcataaattcacgtttgcagcggcctcacccagtaccggtgtgagaagatggcggtgcgaatgtacatttgcggtggcctcacccagtaccatccatgcagtgtctttggccacatcttcgtttgatggctgggagagctgcacatcacccttgttcttgaaaatcggtaccagtatgcttcttctccactcctcaggcatcctctcactttccaagattgtgttaaacaatctagttaaaaccccactgccatctctcctaaacatctccatgcctccacaggtatgtcatctggaccaactgcctttccactcttcatcctcttcatagctgccctcacttcctccttgctatgcCACCGCACTtccagattcactatccccacatcatgcaACCTTCGGTCtctctgggatgacccccaacgttggacacaaccctggggttcgaactcaggaccttcttgctgtgaggcgaccgtgctaaccagtgtgccaccgtgccaccttgtTCAAAGTTCATCATATTAGACATAATTGAATCATTATGATGCAAAGACATTGCTAATACATTTAATAAGACTATGGAAGGTTGTAAATAaatgcattcactgacctttCACCATATCAGGAAGGTCATTCTTCAGGTCATCACTGACAAGGACATCATGGTGAAGCCACATCACTGAGAACGCTGGGTCCAGGACAGCTCTTCTGATGTAGAGTGGGTCTGCAAATGGCAATTCTACTTCTGGTGCCGCTGATGACATTCTGACGTTTACAAAGATCCCTCAGAATCTCTTCTCGAGCGAGCTCTGGAGGCTCTTGACCATGCTTCCCAGGAAGTGCACCTGCTGTTTTAGTTTCTCCAAATGGTGGTTTAGGTATAACACACCGGGGAGAAGAGCACTGATAGTCACAATCTTCTCACCCTGTGTGAGATCGGTGGCTTCGGTAAATGGCTGTAGGACATCGCAAAGCTCCTTCATTAGATTCCACTTCCTAACTGAAAAGACTGGCTCATTGTGGCCTGTGCCCTGAACAACACGGCACAATTCCTGATGGCTGAATGAGAGCACTGCTTCGATTTGTGCGAGAATTGAATTCCACCGCATGTTCACAGTGGCAGGCTCCCTCGCTGCCCAAACCTGTCCTCAAATGCATCTTTAAAGGTGGTAGATGTATGCAGCAGAGAGCTCAGTTTGTAGCATTTTGCAAAGGCGCTGTTCATGATCCTTGCATCCTTGAGGCCGTCACCAACAGCTAAACGCGGCGTATGGGCAAAGCACTGTTTAtgtttagcgcctcctctggtcagcatcTAGTCCACAGTTTCCTGTTCGCCTCTGGATAGGTCTTCACACAACTCTGCATCGTCCAGATTGTCATCATCAGTGACTTTGTCATCTTCCTCTTGTGGAAAGCACACAGCAAATGCTCATTTCATATTTGTGGCGTTGTCGCAAATGACGAAGTCGAGTTTTTGTCTGACGTCATATTCGTCACATGTGGAATCGAAGGCTTCCGATattcttcctcctgtgtgtgttcCTTTGAATCTATTGCAGGCCAGCAAGTACGAATTCAGCTGAACTCCCTCGGTTGTTGCCATTACATGGACAGTGACTCCCAGAAAGCCATGCGTTCCCCTGTCTGACCAAATATCCACTTTACCGATACACGCTCTGCACTAGCCAGAATCAGTTTTATCTTCTCTCGGGTCACCGCAACAAGGGATTCTACCTTTAAGGTCGCTGTGCtgcgacagacaggcaggtactTGGAATCAGCCACAGACAGGAAGTGTCGGAAATGCTGGTTCTCTGTTATTGAATCCTATGTCAATACAATTTTACCTTCATATAACAAATGAAGACAGTGTTCTTGGTCCAGTCCAACAACACATTGCATGCacataaaacacaacacaacgtAAAATATCACACAACACATGCTACTGAAATACACTCTGGACAAACGGGGTTACTAAACAAACAAAGCAGGCAATAGGCATAGTatgttccgtgtgtgtgtgtgtgtgtgtgtgtgtgtgtgttctaatcTCCTGAGTATTCAGCCCAAATACATCagctacacctctctctctctctctctctctctctctctctctctctctctctctctctctctctctctctctctctctctctctctctctctctctctctctctctctctctctctctctccttctagtaTCACTGTGGTCCAGTCCTATTTCGTCTATTGGGCAGGGATTGAGTCAGCGGTGGTGCATGACGAGACTCGTAGCACCCTAAGTAGTAGAAACACCACAGTACCACCTGGGGGGGGGCGCTGTATCTGAACTACAGGAAGAGGAGCTCACTGCTCCTCCAGGTATCATCAGAGTCAAACACAGACCAGACTAGACGAGAGAGTAGACCAGACCTGACTAGACAAGATCAGActggaccagaccagaccagaagaGACCAGAATAGATTAGCCCTGACTAGACAAGACCAAACCAGACCGGACCAGAAAACAGACTAGaccagaacagaacaaaacaaactaGAATAGACCAGAAAACAAACCAGACCAGAAAACAGACCAGAACAGaacaaaccagaccagaccagaacaAAACAAACTAGAACAGAGCAGAAAATAGACCAGAGCAGACCAGACTAGAAAAGAGACCAGACCTGAATAGACCAGAACAAATAAAGAGCATTCTTTCTCCCCGATGACTTTTGTAATTTCTCTCATCTTGTTTGTTCTCAGCTCTGAAAGCTCAGACAGCACTGACAAGACAGATGGGCATAGTGTCCAACAGCCTGACCCCGGCCTCAGGACCCCTGACGACAAACAGCATGGACGTCCCGGATGTCCTCAGACAGGTCCTCAATACAGGCAGTGAGCCAGACAGCTATCCAGCTGCACCGCCTCCCACAGGTAACGGCAGTGATTCAGTCAACCCTCCAATCGGACAACCCCTGACCCTGACTGGACAGACgggtacagagacagacagctatTCTGCTGCAAGACCCCGAATGGAACATTACCCCAACAAACCTGCAGCCCAGGATGCTGCGATACCGGCCGGACAGACAGGCCTTAAATTACCAAAAGCCCTCAGTGAGGTTGAACCGGCATCGCTGACCTACACCACACAGACAGGGGGCGAGGCGGACGGCTACACCACATCAGCACCCCCCACAGATGTGAGTGGGCAGTCAGCCAATGAAACCAGAACCTCCGCTCTCCTCTCCAGCCATCTCCTTGACAATGATGAAGGTGGAGAGATGAAGGCCTTCCCACCCAACTCATCACAACAGATCTGGACTCCGCCTCCCACTCTGATGCCATCCCCTGCTCAGCTCCTCCCTCtgacagaggaggaagaggagcagacGGTGTCAGAGCCTCCAGAACCGTTCACCGAATCTGAACCAAAGAACCCTACATCCAGTCCCACTGCCGTCACCATCATGCCACCACCCGGCGCCCACTCTGGGAGAACCCAGACGACAAAAACAGCAGCCACGCTGCACCGCAACAAGACAATGCCGGCTCAAACCTGGACTGAGTCAAGTCCGATCCAGCTGCTGGAGCTGCTCACCAACCGAGTTCTGAACTTCAGACGCCATCTGGACCCAAGTCTGATGCAAACCCAAATTCCGACTCACTCTTCTGGGCGGCAGACTGCTGCCAGCATTTCCCGTCTACGCGTGGACTCATCACAGCTTCAGCTGAACACTGGTTCATCTCCGACTCCCGCCAACACCAACCTGCAACACATCAACACAGCTCCACCTCGGGTTTGGACTGGCCAAACCAGGACCAGAAGCTCAGCCCGGGTCTTATTGAGTCCAGCCAAGACCCAGTCCAGCCAAAGCCTCTCAACCCAGATTAACCTGGTTTGGATTCAAAAAACCCAACCTCATAGTGTTGGAGGAGTGTCTGAGGTTCAGAACAGAGCCGGCCTCCTGCAGACAATCCAAGCTGAACCAGAACCAAAAGCCCAAACCTGTACTTCCCCTCCCCCATTCACCTCACAGAAACCCAACCCTTTCTCCTTTCCTTATACAGAGAATGGCATCAAAGCATTCCATCGCAAAGACCCAACCAGAGAGCAGATTCCAGAATCACCAGAAGCTCCTCCTCCCTTcgccacctcctcctcccatccTTCTCccacttctcctcttcctccaactTTCACTCCATTCCTGAGGTTCAAACCTTCGTCCGTCTTATCCACCCATTCATCTTCcacaccttcctcctcctccattcctctcgtctccccttcTCCAATCtccatccctcctctctcccccaccTTGCCTCCTCTGTCAGTCCCCACCTCTCAAACTCCTCTCTCATCCTCCTCTTATACTTCTTTGTCGTACTCCTCCACCTCACcttctccctccttctcctcAGATGCTTTGCCTCGTTCCTCAGCTCCTCTTTCCTCCCCCTCGCCTTCATACAATATTTCTCTTCTTTCATCCTCTTCCTCTATTGTTTCACCCTCCTCGTCCTCTCCTCACCCCCCATCCTCCTCTCCTCACCCCCCATCCTCCTCTCCTCACCCCccatcctcctctcctcccccttccTTGCCCACCTCATCCTCAGATCTTTCTTTCTTcagctctgtctccctctctgttacCTCCCCTCACCCACAGCCTTCCCCTGCTCCTCGCCGCTCTCAATCCTACCctctctccacctcctcctcctccacccgtaTGCCCTCCCCTAGACTCACCCCGGGTCAAAGGTCACTGATACTGGAGGTACTGTTGAACTCTCCACATCCTATACCGTTATCCGATGCTGAACATGATGACCTCTTCCATCTGCCAAAACCCGGAGCGAATCTTCAACCAGACGCCGATCGCCGTCTGAACCAGAGACCTCCTAAAACGAACCCGTCCGCCTTCCATCCCCGACCCGGATTCCCAACTCCCCCCGGGCGTCCGGAGATCTCTCCCGGACACGGTGCCTGGCGGGAGCGCACCTTGCTGCTGGGCGGCTCGGCCGGTTTGGGCGTGGCGCTGGTGGCGGGCATGAGGTTCGTTTACCGGAAGGCCTGCTGTAAACGGACGGCGGTGTCGCTGAATGACGGAGGGAGCGAGTAcggcagggaggagagaggaggagtcaTCCGTGTGCAGGAGTGCGGGGACCTGGTCCGAGTCCGCCGGATCCGAGACAACAGCTTCGTACTGTTGGCAGAGTATGACATCCTAACCCCTCCTGGAAACTGAgatgtgtacacacacccacacggtgTACTGGCTGAGGTAGTACATGTATGTAGTTGACCCTGGAGAAATGAAGTACACACGACTGTCTTGTCAGTAAATACTGTGTTAGTGCTGTTGACCGTGTACAGGATGAAATGTTTCCCCCTGCTGGAGCTGTGAACACCTGCTCTTCTCAAGTCACGGCAGCAAAGACAACGTTTGTGGCCTTCTGAAACAGATCTGCTGTTGTCGCTGGGCGACGGCACCCCTGCTGCACCCTGCTGCACCCCTGCTGCTCCCTGCTGCACCCCTGCTGCACCCTGCTGCACCCCTGCTGCACGCTGCTGCTCCCTGCTGCACCCTGCTGCAACCTGCTGCACCCCTGCTGCACCCTGCTGCACCCCTGCTGCACGCTGCTGCTCCCTGCTGCACCCTGCTGCACCCCTGCTGCACCCTGCTGCACCCCTGCTGCACGCTGCTGCTCCCTGCTGCACCCCTGCTGCACCCTGCTGCACCCCTGCTGCACGCTGCTGCTCCCTGCTGCACCCTGCTGCAACCTGCTGCACCCCTGCTGCACCCTGCTGCACCCCTGCTGCACCCTGCTGCAACCTGCTGCTCCCTGCTGCACCCTGCTGCTCCCTGTTGCAACCTGCTGCACCCTGCTGCAACGTGCTGCACCCTGCTGCAACCTGCTGCACCCCTGCTGCAACGTGCTGCACCCTGCTGCACCCCTGCTGCACCCTGCTGCACCCTGCTGCAACCTGCTGCACCCCTGCTGCTCCCTGCTGCACGCCTGCTGCAACGTGCTGCACCCTGCTGCAACCTGCTGCACCCCTGCTGCAACGTGCTGCACCCTGCTGCTCCTATGCTCACGTCTGTGTAATGCATAGACACGATCAATAAAGAGTCATTTCAAATCTTCTACATGTAAATCTGCTTTTTGATTAAGTTACTACAGTGGTGGTACAgtggcgtagaggtctattccgtttgcCTACCAAcgctgggatcgctggttcgatccccgtgttacctccggcttggtcgggcgtccctacggacacaattggccgtgtctagaaagccggatgtgggtatgtctcctggtcgctgcactagcgcctcctctggtcagtcggggtgcctgttcaggggggagggggaactcccacgcgctacgtccccctggtgaaactcctcactgtcaggtgaaaagaagcggctggtgtggtagtctgcagccctccccggaccagcagagggggatgagcagagaccgggacggcttggaagagtggggtagttggccggatacaactggggagaaaacgggggggggggtctaaaaaaaaaccccaacaaatccCAACGCCCCGGTGCAGTGAGGGGGACACTGCTgtgggagatgccgtccttcacacgagatgttaaaccgaggtcctgactcactgtggtcattaaagaccccatggcacttatcacaacgAGTAGggggggtccccggtgtcctggcaacattcccaacctggcgctctccatctggccacctcatcacccccccccccatgtaattggctcaatggctcctccctctccacctcaagctgatgtgtggtgaacattctggcacaaaatggctgccgtgcaccacgcaggtggtgctacacactggtggtggttgaagtgagtgacCCAATGTGAAGCGTTTTGGGTGGATACCAAAGTGCTATCTAAATGTaacgattattgttattattattattattattattattattataaatgtgCAAAAGTATTGTTCTACAACGGGCACAAATGtggcacctctgggttgaggcGACATACCTGCTGCGCCCCCCCTGGtcaaagtgtaaactactaaagaAGACCCCCTGGCCaatcggccccctttagtcgagcggttagcggtgtcgcctcgtggtgcagtac of Lampris incognitus isolate fLamInc1 chromosome 20, fLamInc1.hap2, whole genome shotgun sequence contains these proteins:
- the LOC130130939 gene encoding keratin-associated protein 9-1-like, producing the protein MKSAVVAGRRHPCCTLLHPCCSLLHPCCTLLHPCCTLLLPAAPCCNLLHPCCTLLHPCCTLLLPAAPCCTPAAPCCTPAARCCSLLHPCCTLLHPCCTLLLPAAPCCNLLHPCCTLLHPCCTLLQPAAPCCTLLLPVATCCTLLQRAAPCCNLLHPCCNVLHPAAPLLHPAAPCCNLLHPCCSLLHACCNVLHPAATCCTPAATCCTLLLLCSRLCNA